In Bythopirellula goksoeyrii, a single window of DNA contains:
- the coxB gene encoding cytochrome c oxidase subunit II: MKHFWSFLFFLVPLFGVATFVFAPHFNIWLPRDVSEQGRTIDNLFMFILYLTGIVFIVTESVLFYFLWKYDGKSNKESVKFSHGSHALELVWTIIPAVTLLFIAIYQMQAWAADKIDAPAIPFTAEVTGRQFNWDFRYPGPDGELYTQDDIVRTDGKLYLPVNEQIMLKITSGDVLHSFFLPNLRVKQDVVPGMAQKMWFKGKKTGGFDIVCAELCGWGHYKMKGRVFFLPRDEYDAKLVELSAEQDKMTVQVPEEE, translated from the coding sequence GTGAAACATTTTTGGAGTTTTTTGTTTTTCCTGGTTCCACTTTTCGGAGTGGCAACCTTTGTGTTTGCGCCGCATTTCAATATCTGGCTCCCTCGTGATGTCTCAGAACAAGGTCGAACGATCGACAACTTGTTCATGTTCATTCTGTATCTGACGGGTATCGTCTTTATCGTCACCGAGAGCGTCCTCTTTTATTTTCTTTGGAAATACGACGGCAAGTCAAACAAAGAGTCCGTCAAGTTTTCCCATGGAAGTCACGCCTTGGAGCTGGTCTGGACGATTATTCCAGCAGTGACACTTTTGTTTATTGCCATCTATCAGATGCAGGCGTGGGCAGCTGACAAGATCGACGCCCCGGCGATCCCCTTTACTGCGGAAGTCACAGGTCGGCAATTCAATTGGGACTTCCGCTATCCGGGCCCCGACGGAGAGTTGTACACCCAGGACGACATCGTTCGCACCGATGGCAAGCTCTATCTGCCTGTGAATGAACAGATCATGTTGAAAATCACCAGTGGTGATGTGCTGCATAGCTTTTTCTTGCCGAACCTGCGCGTGAAGCAGGACGTGGTGCCCGGCATGGCGCAGAAGATGTGGTTCAAGGGCAAGAAGACTGGTGGATTCGATATCGTTTGCGCCGAATTGTGCGGCTGGGGTCATTACAAAATGAAGGGCCGGGTGTTTTTCCTCCCCCGCGATGAGTACGACGCCAAGCTGGTCGAACTCAGTGCCGAACAAGACAAGATGACAGTACAAGTTCCTGAAGAGGAGTGA
- a CDS encoding c-type cytochrome yields the protein MNRCLRSICWLGCLALLVAGCDFQTPQFHLNMVQMLSDATPTPEPYQEQIADVLGGMFGTPDEPFVLPETGLDMRRLKMAAGPAWTDDKGAAFGLYRLHCSHCHGIDGDGQGPTALFLNPYPRDYRQGVYKFKSTYNPAKPTDEDLHRVLVNGIPGSAMPSFSLLASAEIEALVEYVKYLSMRGQMETALTNYVYNDLGEEEVTDENGDPVLDEEGEPKMKLIPLDPENDEEQRAAITEILAEIVEGWNEVNEQIIVPEEGAIPTDIHDKEAFAASAAKGRELFYGARANCMKCHGPTGLGDGQQDDYDIWNKAHLQFLDSVADDSGDPQFAREREEVAASLFPVRNAIPRNLRLGVFRGGNRRIDLFWRIYAGIAGTPMPGSGPASPGAQGTLTEEEMWNIVDYVLSLPYEAASQPQKALPINTELVN from the coding sequence ATGAACCGTTGTTTGCGTTCAATCTGTTGGTTAGGTTGCTTGGCCCTGTTGGTTGCGGGCTGCGATTTTCAAACGCCGCAGTTCCACCTCAACATGGTGCAGATGCTCTCTGATGCCACACCAACTCCAGAGCCGTACCAGGAGCAGATTGCTGATGTGCTGGGAGGTATGTTTGGCACACCCGATGAACCGTTTGTCTTGCCTGAAACGGGTCTCGACATGCGTCGGTTAAAGATGGCAGCCGGCCCTGCCTGGACGGATGATAAAGGGGCCGCTTTTGGACTCTATCGACTGCATTGTTCCCATTGCCACGGCATCGATGGGGATGGGCAGGGACCGACGGCACTTTTCTTGAATCCCTATCCTCGCGACTACCGTCAGGGAGTTTACAAGTTCAAGTCGACCTACAATCCCGCCAAGCCGACTGACGAAGATCTTCACCGAGTTCTGGTAAATGGAATTCCTGGTTCTGCGATGCCCTCGTTCTCACTACTTGCCTCAGCAGAGATCGAGGCGCTCGTCGAGTACGTGAAGTACCTGAGTATGCGTGGTCAGATGGAAACTGCGCTGACCAATTACGTCTACAATGATTTAGGCGAAGAGGAAGTGACGGATGAGAATGGCGATCCCGTACTCGACGAAGAGGGGGAACCGAAAATGAAACTCATTCCTCTTGATCCCGAGAATGACGAAGAACAACGCGCGGCAATTACCGAAATACTCGCCGAGATTGTCGAAGGCTGGAATGAAGTCAATGAGCAGATTATTGTGCCCGAAGAAGGAGCAATCCCCACGGACATTCATGACAAGGAAGCGTTTGCCGCTTCAGCGGCAAAAGGCCGCGAGTTGTTCTACGGCGCGCGCGCTAACTGTATGAAGTGCCATGGCCCCACCGGTCTGGGTGATGGTCAACAGGACGACTACGACATCTGGAATAAGGCCCATTTGCAATTCCTGGACTCGGTTGCTGATGACTCTGGCGATCCCCAATTTGCCAGAGAGCGCGAAGAAGTTGCCGCGTCGTTGTTTCCAGTTCGCAATGCCATTCCTCGAAATCTCAGACTAGGGGTCTTCCGTGGAGGGAATCGTCGGATTGATCTGTTCTGGCGAATCTATGCAGGTATCGCCGGGACACCGATGCCTGGCAGCGGCCCGGCCAGTCCCGGAGCTCAAGGCACGCTTACCGAGGAAGAGATGTGGAACATTGTCGATTATGTGTTGTCGTTGCCCTATGAAGCTGCCAGTCAGCCACAGAAAGCCTTGCCGATTAATACTGAACTTGTGAACTGA
- a CDS encoding cytochrome c oxidase subunit I — protein MSTVTADTHAAHGEHAPTSSFLKTYVFSLDHKIIGLQFLFSTLIWFSVGGLLAMGIRWQLAYPWRPMPLLGNLLAGPEGGQIAPENYTMLVTMHATVMIFFVIIPILAGAFGNFLIPLMIGADDMAVPVLNMLSYWFMWPAFFFIGSSFFVEGGAAQGGWTSYPPLSVIQQAAPGSLEGQTLWLLGVTFVGISSMMGSINYMTTIIQMRAPGMTMFRLPMTIWGMFITAVLQAFALPVLTAAGFMQLSDRMIGTGFFLPEGAMANNSPMETGGGQPLLWQHLFWFYSHPAVYIMILPAMGMVSDILSTFARKPLFGYKPMVYSISGIAGLGFIVWGHHMFVSGMNPMLGMTFMVSTMMIALPSAIKTFNWLGTLWGGKIQFTTPMLFAISFVSMFIIGGLSGIFMAATPVDIFIHDTYYIVAHFHYVLFCGTAMAVFGGIYYWFPKMFGRMMNDSWGKVHFSLTFILMNCVFYPMHILGMQGFPRRLADPYHYETFRNLLEVNQFISWCAFLLMASQSIFVVNFFYSMFFGPRAGRNPWKANGLEWQAPSPPGHGNFDFQPIIYRGPYEYGSPEVDEDYYPQTQPPKEKAIPNDQ, from the coding sequence ATGAGTACCGTTACTGCTGATACCCATGCTGCCCATGGCGAACACGCCCCTACGAGCAGCTTCCTGAAGACCTACGTCTTCTCTCTCGATCACAAGATCATCGGGCTGCAATTCTTGTTTAGCACGCTGATCTGGTTTTCGGTGGGAGGCCTATTAGCGATGGGCATTCGTTGGCAGTTGGCCTATCCTTGGCGACCCATGCCGCTGCTGGGCAACTTGTTGGCAGGACCCGAGGGAGGCCAGATTGCTCCTGAGAATTACACCATGCTCGTCACCATGCACGCGACTGTAATGATCTTTTTTGTGATCATCCCGATCCTGGCAGGTGCGTTTGGCAATTTTTTGATCCCGCTGATGATCGGTGCCGACGACATGGCTGTGCCGGTGCTCAACATGCTGAGCTACTGGTTCATGTGGCCAGCGTTCTTTTTCATCGGAAGTAGTTTCTTCGTGGAAGGAGGTGCCGCCCAAGGGGGTTGGACCTCGTATCCTCCGTTGTCAGTGATACAGCAAGCGGCGCCCGGTAGTTTAGAAGGCCAGACTCTCTGGCTCTTGGGTGTTACGTTCGTCGGAATCTCATCCATGATGGGTTCGATCAATTACATGACGACTATCATCCAAATGCGCGCTCCTGGCATGACGATGTTTCGCCTGCCAATGACTATCTGGGGTATGTTTATTACCGCAGTGCTGCAGGCTTTCGCACTCCCCGTTCTCACCGCGGCAGGCTTCATGCAGTTGTCCGACCGTATGATCGGTACGGGTTTCTTTCTGCCTGAAGGGGCGATGGCCAATAACTCACCGATGGAAACGGGTGGCGGACAGCCACTGCTTTGGCAGCATTTGTTCTGGTTCTATAGCCACCCGGCAGTCTATATCATGATCCTCCCCGCGATGGGCATGGTCTCCGATATCCTTAGTACCTTTGCCCGCAAGCCCCTGTTTGGTTACAAGCCGATGGTCTATTCCATCTCCGGTATCGCGGGCCTGGGATTCATCGTTTGGGGTCATCACATGTTTGTCTCCGGAATGAATCCCATGCTTGGCATGACCTTCATGGTGTCGACGATGATGATCGCACTCCCTAGTGCGATCAAAACCTTCAACTGGCTTGGCACACTCTGGGGCGGTAAGATTCAATTCACCACGCCAATGCTCTTTGCCATTTCGTTTGTCTCGATGTTTATCATCGGGGGACTCAGCGGCATCTTCATGGCAGCCACGCCGGTTGATATTTTCATTCACGATACCTACTATATCGTCGCCCATTTCCATTACGTACTCTTCTGCGGCACGGCAATGGCCGTCTTTGGGGGGATCTATTATTGGTTCCCCAAGATGTTTGGTCGCATGATGAACGATTCCTGGGGTAAGGTTCACTTTTCACTCACTTTCATCCTGATGAACTGTGTGTTCTACCCGATGCACATTCTGGGCATGCAGGGCTTTCCACGTCGGTTGGCCGATCCCTATCACTACGAAACCTTCCGCAATCTACTTGAGGTAAACCAGTTCATCAGTTGGTGCGCATTTTTGCTGATGGCTTCGCAATCTATTTTTGTGGTTAATTTTTTCTACAGCATGTTCTTCGGCCCCCGCGCGGGACGCAACCCTTGGAAAGCAAACGGCCTCGAATGGCAAGCACCCAGCCCACCTGGCCATGGTAATTTCGATTTCCAGCCAATCATCTACCGCGGACCGTACGAGTACGGCTCGCCAGAAGTGGATGAGGACTACTACCCTCAGACGCAACCGCCGAAAGAAAAAGCAATTCCCAATGACCAATGA
- a CDS encoding cupredoxin domain-containing protein, with translation MMVEQVTHVQTKLYFRYAGAAMLMGLMLMGCRRVTDLGPVANAAAAAKAREALLGDSTGGEGGATVVTGTGWATLKGKFVFDGNPPTMPPYNVNKDMAACTINGKAPLQQTLLVDSATKGIANVAIFVRKASRVHESAQPKGEQVLFDQKECVFLTHVFPFVLGNTMDIKNSDPVGHNTNIEGKNSFNQTIPVGETIAFKPQKEEAVPVSVRCSIHPWMLAYFLPRENGYVAVTTEEGSFEIANLPAGEDLEFQVWHESAAGPGSSLVLATPEAKELKWSKKGRFNVKLGEDEVKELNLTVPSAAFGL, from the coding sequence ATGATGGTTGAACAAGTGACACACGTGCAAACCAAGTTGTACTTTCGCTACGCCGGCGCTGCGATGCTCATGGGGCTGATGCTCATGGGCTGTCGTCGTGTTACCGATTTGGGTCCTGTGGCGAATGCTGCTGCTGCTGCGAAGGCGCGCGAAGCACTTTTGGGAGATAGTACTGGTGGAGAGGGAGGTGCCACGGTGGTAACCGGCACCGGTTGGGCGACTCTCAAGGGCAAGTTTGTCTTCGATGGCAATCCACCTACGATGCCGCCTTACAACGTGAATAAGGACATGGCCGCCTGCACGATCAATGGCAAGGCTCCTTTGCAGCAGACTCTCTTGGTGGATTCCGCCACCAAGGGAATTGCCAACGTTGCCATTTTTGTCCGCAAGGCCTCGCGTGTGCACGAGTCGGCACAACCCAAAGGTGAGCAAGTCCTTTTTGATCAAAAAGAATGTGTCTTTCTTACCCATGTGTTCCCCTTCGTATTGGGCAATACGATGGACATTAAGAATAGCGATCCCGTAGGGCATAACACAAATATCGAAGGTAAGAACAGCTTCAATCAAACGATTCCCGTTGGAGAGACTATCGCATTCAAACCGCAAAAAGAAGAAGCGGTTCCTGTGAGCGTGCGTTGCAGTATTCACCCGTGGATGTTGGCCTACTTCTTGCCTCGTGAGAATGGCTATGTTGCCGTCACCACTGAGGAAGGAAGTTTTGAGATTGCCAACCTACCGGCCGGAGAGGACTTGGAATTTCAGGTCTGGCACGAAAGTGCGGCTGGGCCAGGTAGTTCGTTGGTTTTGGCGACTCCCGAAGCAAAAGAGTTAAAGTGGTCTAAGAAAGGCCGGTTTAATGTGAAGCTTGGCGAGGATGAAGTGAAGGAGCTAAACCTCACAGTCCCCAGTGCTGCGTTTGGTTTGTAG
- a CDS encoding cupredoxin domain-containing protein: MRSNIAILTSAVITLTLASQVGAADWGSLKGKFVVDGSVGDPAAINVNKDTEYCGKHDLVDETIVVGEGGELANVVVYIYTKRGQSLDVHPDYEATASEPVVLDNKGCRFEPHVIAIRTNQPFEIRNDDAGIGHNTNASFVANPGFNEMVTNDKPITKTLQKAEPVPAPVACNVHPWMKAHAVVREDPYVAISDENGEFEIVNIPAGEHEFIFWHEAKGNMRDMKLSDGKTDRKGRAKLKIASGETLDLGEIKVPAKTLGK, from the coding sequence ATGCGAAGCAATATTGCGATTCTTACATCTGCTGTCATCACACTAACCTTGGCTAGCCAGGTTGGTGCTGCCGACTGGGGATCCCTCAAGGGTAAGTTTGTTGTTGACGGGTCGGTCGGTGATCCGGCTGCCATCAATGTCAACAAAGACACTGAGTATTGTGGCAAGCACGACCTGGTCGACGAGACGATCGTGGTTGGAGAAGGTGGCGAACTTGCCAATGTAGTCGTGTATATCTACACCAAACGCGGCCAATCGCTCGATGTGCATCCCGACTACGAAGCCACCGCTAGTGAACCCGTTGTGCTTGACAACAAGGGTTGCCGCTTCGAACCGCATGTAATTGCCATCCGGACAAATCAGCCGTTCGAGATTCGAAACGATGATGCAGGAATCGGTCACAACACGAATGCCTCATTTGTCGCCAACCCAGGCTTCAACGAGATGGTTACCAACGACAAGCCAATCACCAAGACCCTGCAAAAAGCGGAACCAGTCCCTGCACCTGTGGCTTGCAACGTGCACCCTTGGATGAAGGCCCATGCCGTTGTCCGCGAAGATCCCTATGTAGCAATCAGCGATGAGAACGGTGAGTTTGAGATCGTGAATATCCCTGCCGGCGAACATGAATTCATTTTTTGGCATGAGGCCAAAGGTAACATGCGCGATATGAAGCTGTCCGACGGCAAGACGGACCGCAAAGGCCGAGCCAAGTTGAAGATTGCCTCTGGCGAAACGCTTGACTTGGGCGAAATCAAAGTTCCCGCCAAGACACTGGGTAAGTAA
- a CDS encoding PDZ domain-containing protein, with protein MPASEQTWYDQKIMHIIFGATALVMTIATLWLLAKDHNRQWKSMQLENRKKSAWIIQARHDSLADQFSSKLENFDKELREAESEPVDPADVEEFESSVKAENERLSLPESDFSALENQLQKVNEAATKAAEVRDRIEGTDEGAAENTDAKAQVDPQDQRELLSSYASTAVAREKLLSLMTDYIDEARRREKTLAGTRKFVAANRTAAVSALGLMVSEGVDEKRRAEKQKQIDEYSKSIAELTVDLAAANNYRRSLEEVVASINDRKAVLLKERSTMETELSRLSEQAQKTQPTGFSRLGEWITRWPILNALYSGNVQIDQIWLPDLTINYNFSQAARFDRCKTCHQDISTTAAGRATEPAFPTLPESKRDLTIKIPTPEEAPADGSGLNEVYGLELTNDVIVGAGEHAIVHYALPGSLAAQAGLESGDIIEAAGGIPVDNKESVANYLLTLVSWGEPAELKVRRGLDHPFTSHPRLDLYLTDSSPHPEKVMGCTVCHDGQGSGTEFKWTSHTPNDFDQQDEWLHKYGWFDNHHWIFPMKPQRFVESNCLKCHYDKGSLEPSERFPEPPAPKLVEGWTLVEQYGCYGCHEINGFDGPDKRVGPDIRLEPNYSEVAAQLLRDDTLNDQEKGWATTLRSHPDDSSVRHSLFDALKSDAKLASSSQTSDEARLSAETHKLADGLKDVEVPGTYRKVGPSLRYLKSKVEYDWLYSWIKLPSNFRPSTRMPQFFGLWEHLGEDPEELDKTKRYEAVEIHALSEYLLANSSEFKYLTPPKEVTETASAERGKWLFESRGCLACHSHEAFPGIAANQGPDLSRVGAKLNNDIGKKWLYSWIKQPHDYNPRTKMPELYLTPIEEKDAQNQSTGKVTDPAADIRAFLLGTPSDWKPTDVPARDWSGDDLTALADLAQEWLSSDAIPAARAEEFVKTGIPDSLEPKLKADEKLLLKKNFANRTQQLQDFVARRTISKYGCFGCHDIPGFEDAKPIGTGLADWGRKDSSKLAFENIHAFLSGSGDPHADKHSGDAHGAEAHDGGGHGHLNPGDYVQDGISYFLQSLVSHSRDGFLWQKLRMPRSFDYKTTKNKGYNERLRMPKFPFTEDEREAVMTFVLGLVSEPPADKFVYHPDARRAAEVAGRHVLDQFNCAGCHTLKMEEWKVAFTEGEFESPIQVQDFPFLEKHFSQQEIAESLVIDSGGRMHTTLNGLPVMSEETGEPLQFDIDGLELEPDDDESDPYYRFTLWRDTLIAGEAWNVGIQDPMVPASRTDYGPAEGKAFPAWGGDLARYLYPKVIEHAKLANPQVKGSEAWGWLPPPLMQEGEKVQPDWLHGFLMDPTEIRPAVVMRMPNFHMSSEEASKLVNYFAASSGAEYPYEYNRSQRGSYIAEKEAEHPERLSDAMNIVVNGNYCVKCHAVEDFYPQGDPTTFGPNLADVHSRLRPEFIRNWVANPKRILPYTGMPVNIPFNADAPHLGGVAQNLFPGTSLEQLTGLVDLLLNFDTYAKRQTEVTPMVKAAADANAPPTSDADGDTASLE; from the coding sequence ATGCCTGCAAGCGAACAAACCTGGTACGACCAAAAAATCATGCACATCATCTTCGGTGCTACGGCACTGGTGATGACGATTGCTACGTTGTGGCTCCTGGCCAAGGACCACAATCGCCAGTGGAAAAGCATGCAGCTGGAGAATCGCAAGAAGAGTGCCTGGATTATTCAGGCGCGACACGATTCGCTGGCAGATCAGTTCTCTTCCAAGCTAGAGAATTTCGACAAAGAATTGCGCGAAGCCGAGAGTGAGCCGGTAGATCCTGCCGACGTGGAAGAATTTGAGTCTTCAGTGAAGGCAGAAAACGAACGACTTTCTTTACCAGAGTCCGATTTCTCTGCTCTCGAAAACCAGCTGCAGAAGGTCAACGAGGCTGCCACCAAGGCGGCAGAAGTCCGTGACCGTATAGAGGGGACAGACGAGGGGGCCGCCGAAAACACGGATGCCAAAGCTCAGGTAGATCCCCAAGATCAACGTGAGCTACTTTCCAGCTATGCTTCTACTGCAGTAGCCCGCGAGAAGTTACTTAGTTTAATGACTGACTACATCGACGAAGCTCGGCGTCGCGAAAAAACGCTTGCTGGAACACGCAAGTTTGTGGCAGCAAACCGCACGGCAGCCGTCAGTGCTTTGGGCCTCATGGTCAGTGAAGGCGTCGATGAGAAGCGCAGAGCGGAAAAACAAAAGCAGATTGACGAGTATTCAAAGAGCATCGCTGAGCTTACAGTCGATCTCGCGGCTGCCAACAACTATCGCAGGAGTCTCGAAGAGGTCGTGGCCTCGATCAACGACCGCAAAGCGGTGCTGCTCAAAGAACGGAGCACGATGGAAACCGAACTTAGTCGGCTCTCTGAGCAAGCTCAGAAAACGCAACCGACCGGTTTCAGCCGACTTGGTGAGTGGATCACCCGCTGGCCGATTCTCAACGCCCTCTACAGTGGCAATGTGCAGATCGATCAGATTTGGCTTCCTGATCTCACGATTAATTACAACTTTTCACAGGCCGCCCGCTTTGACCGTTGCAAGACCTGTCACCAGGACATTTCAACGACGGCGGCCGGCAGAGCTACGGAACCTGCGTTCCCCACGTTGCCTGAATCCAAACGAGATTTGACGATCAAAATACCGACCCCTGAAGAAGCCCCTGCAGACGGCTCGGGGCTGAACGAAGTTTACGGGCTGGAGCTCACCAATGACGTCATCGTGGGTGCTGGCGAGCATGCCATCGTACATTACGCGCTGCCTGGTTCTTTGGCCGCGCAGGCAGGATTGGAGTCGGGCGACATCATCGAAGCGGCTGGCGGTATTCCGGTAGATAACAAAGAGTCGGTTGCCAATTATCTTCTGACGCTAGTTTCCTGGGGCGAGCCTGCTGAATTGAAAGTTCGCCGTGGTTTGGATCATCCCTTTACGTCACATCCACGACTAGACCTTTATCTCACCGATTCGAGTCCGCACCCTGAGAAGGTGATGGGCTGCACGGTTTGCCATGATGGGCAGGGAAGTGGTACTGAATTCAAGTGGACTTCTCACACTCCGAATGACTTCGATCAACAAGACGAATGGCTTCACAAGTATGGTTGGTTCGACAACCATCACTGGATTTTTCCCATGAAGCCGCAGCGCTTTGTCGAGAGCAACTGTCTGAAGTGTCACTACGACAAGGGATCGCTAGAACCGAGCGAGCGGTTCCCCGAGCCTCCTGCCCCCAAGTTGGTTGAAGGTTGGACGTTGGTTGAGCAATACGGCTGCTACGGCTGTCACGAGATCAATGGATTCGACGGGCCCGATAAGCGAGTTGGACCAGACATCCGATTGGAACCGAATTACAGCGAGGTGGCGGCGCAACTTCTCCGTGATGACACGCTGAACGATCAAGAGAAGGGCTGGGCTACGACACTACGAAGCCATCCTGATGACAGTAGTGTGCGTCATTCCCTGTTCGATGCACTCAAGTCGGATGCCAAATTGGCTTCCAGTTCTCAGACGAGCGACGAGGCACGATTAAGTGCTGAAACACACAAGCTTGCTGATGGATTGAAAGATGTCGAAGTCCCCGGTACCTATCGCAAAGTTGGCCCCAGCTTGCGATATTTGAAATCCAAGGTCGAATACGACTGGCTCTACAGCTGGATCAAGTTGCCATCGAATTTCCGGCCCTCGACTCGCATGCCGCAGTTCTTTGGTCTGTGGGAACATTTGGGCGAAGACCCTGAGGAACTCGACAAGACCAAGCGGTACGAAGCCGTCGAGATTCACGCTTTGAGCGAGTATCTGCTGGCTAATAGTTCTGAATTCAAATATCTGACTCCTCCCAAGGAAGTCACCGAGACTGCTTCAGCTGAACGTGGCAAGTGGCTCTTTGAATCGCGCGGGTGCCTGGCATGTCACTCGCACGAAGCCTTCCCTGGTATTGCTGCCAATCAAGGGCCTGATTTGTCTCGAGTTGGTGCCAAGTTGAACAACGACATTGGCAAGAAGTGGTTGTACAGTTGGATCAAGCAACCTCATGATTATAATCCGCGTACGAAGATGCCTGAGCTATATCTCACTCCCATCGAGGAGAAAGATGCGCAGAATCAGTCGACGGGCAAGGTCACAGACCCAGCAGCCGACATCAGGGCTTTCCTCTTGGGAACACCTTCCGACTGGAAGCCAACGGATGTGCCTGCTAGAGATTGGTCCGGCGATGATCTCACGGCCCTCGCCGACTTGGCTCAGGAGTGGCTCTCCAGTGATGCGATTCCTGCAGCCCGTGCTGAGGAATTCGTCAAGACTGGCATCCCGGATTCGCTGGAACCGAAGCTCAAGGCAGATGAAAAGCTGCTCCTGAAAAAGAACTTCGCTAATCGTACGCAACAACTGCAGGACTTTGTTGCCCGGCGCACTATCAGCAAGTATGGTTGTTTCGGTTGCCACGATATCCCCGGATTCGAGGATGCGAAGCCGATCGGAACCGGACTGGCCGACTGGGGCCGTAAGGATAGCTCGAAGCTGGCGTTTGAGAACATCCATGCCTTTCTTTCAGGATCTGGCGATCCTCACGCTGACAAACATTCGGGTGATGCGCACGGGGCCGAGGCACACGATGGCGGTGGTCATGGCCATCTGAATCCAGGCGACTATGTGCAAGATGGCATCAGCTATTTCCTTCAGTCGCTGGTAAGCCACTCCCGTGACGGATTCCTTTGGCAAAAGCTTCGCATGCCACGTAGCTTCGACTACAAGACAACCAAGAACAAAGGCTACAACGAGCGACTTCGGATGCCGAAGTTCCCCTTCACCGAGGATGAGCGTGAAGCGGTGATGACGTTTGTCTTGGGATTGGTGAGCGAACCGCCGGCCGATAAGTTCGTCTATCATCCGGATGCCCGCCGGGCCGCGGAAGTCGCGGGACGTCATGTGCTCGACCAATTCAACTGTGCTGGCTGCCACACGCTCAAGATGGAAGAGTGGAAGGTTGCCTTTACCGAAGGAGAATTCGAGTCTCCAATCCAGGTGCAAGACTTTCCTTTCCTAGAGAAGCATTTTTCCCAGCAGGAGATCGCTGAATCTCTCGTGATTGATTCGGGCGGACGGATGCACACGACGCTCAATGGCTTGCCTGTGATGAGCGAGGAAACGGGTGAACCTCTGCAATTTGACATCGATGGCTTAGAGCTGGAACCCGACGATGACGAGTCGGACCCCTATTATCGCTTCACATTATGGCGAGATACGCTAATCGCAGGGGAAGCATGGAATGTGGGGATTCAAGATCCGATGGTTCCTGCTAGCCGCACCGATTATGGACCAGCCGAAGGGAAAGCCTTTCCTGCCTGGGGTGGTGATTTGGCGCGTTATCTCTATCCGAAGGTAATCGAGCATGCCAAGCTGGCGAATCCGCAAGTCAAAGGTTCCGAGGCTTGGGGCTGGTTGCCACCGCCGCTGATGCAGGAAGGCGAGAAAGTGCAGCCCGATTGGTTGCATGGCTTCCTGATGGACCCAACCGAAATTCGTCCCGCGGTTGTGATGCGGATGCCGAACTTCCACATGTCGAGCGAGGAAGCATCCAAACTGGTGAACTACTTTGCCGCCTCCTCGGGAGCTGAATATCCGTACGAATACAACCGTAGTCAACGTGGCAGCTATATCGCTGAGAAGGAAGCCGAGCATCCTGAACGGCTCAGCGATGCGATGAATATCGTGGTCAACGGCAACTACTGCGTGAAGTGCCATGCCGTGGAAGACTTCTACCCACAGGGAGACCCGACCACGTTTGGCCCAAATCTCGCAGATGTCCACTCGCGTTTGCGGCCTGAATTCATCCGCAATTGGGTCGCCAATCCGAAGCGAATTCTGCCTTACACAGGTATGCCTGTGAATATTCCTTTCAATGCAGACGCACCACATTTGGGTGGCGTCGCTCAGAACTTGTTCCCCGGGACAAGCCTTGAACAATTGACCGGTCTCGTAGACCTTTTATTGAATTTTGATACGTATGCCAAACGGCAAACGGAGGTTACTCCCATGGTGAAAGCTGCGGCCGACGCCAATGCACCTCCAACCTCCGATGCCGATGGCGACACGGCATCCTTAGAGTGA